In one Nicotiana tomentosiformis chromosome 6, ASM39032v3, whole genome shotgun sequence genomic region, the following are encoded:
- the LOC138894385 gene encoding uncharacterized protein — MWALKKLNLDWDAAANLRIEYLNELDVFWYHAYASSSLYKERMKYLHDKYIRNKEFKMKFKWSGPFEIVGVTPTAPVGQSEEPNIVVDTAETVRQMFTNPATPGLEDDKIQYETEVGATAGDIEMATKP; from the exons atgtgggctttaaagaagttgaatcttgattgggatgcagccgcTAACTTGCGGATTGaatatttgaatgaattggatgtgttctggtaccatgcatatgcaagttcgtccttgtacaaagagagaatgaagtaccttcatgacaaatacatccgaaacaaggagttcaag ATGAAAttcaaatggagtggtccctttgaaattgtgggtgtgacacctacAGCACCAGTTGGCCAATCTGAGGAGCCAAACATTGTTGTTGACACTGCCGAGACAgtccgtcagatgttcaccaacccagccactcCCGGACTTGAGGATGATAAGATCCAATATGAGACTGAGGTCGGTGCCACTGCTGGGGACATAGAGATGGCCACAAAGCCATAG